A DNA window from Candidatus Delongbacteria bacterium contains the following coding sequences:
- a CDS encoding phosphotransferase codes for MVENQTLEYFTNQFSGDIDTLEKISEGENIIYSFMRDNVKCILRITGNYRRTLQQIKAETEWICFVNKNNGPAVKLVQTVDNELVKSHGEYFAFCYVMAENKFPIFHEFDEQFYKRYGGAAGKLNQLAKVYKPIHEIRHDWENDDDLLDCLAFDGDDKIIANRCKEIIDRLRKIKKTSDNFGLIHADLHSWNLGLHKGEIQIFDFDDSQYDFYVREIAVILFYYCWHPNYIDSILAHNPNDIEKPVRFLKAVIEGYEAEAFLDRTMLVHIQDYLKFQRIILYKILKKDEDEGEDMGKWYDVMIKWRKEIIEDENYLNIDFENVVTVID; via the coding sequence AGGTGATATTGATACTCTTGAGAAAATCTCAGAAGGTGAAAATATTATATACAGCTTCATGCGAGATAATGTAAAGTGTATTTTACGAATAACTGGGAATTATAGGCGAACATTACAGCAGATAAAAGCTGAAACAGAATGGATTTGTTTTGTTAATAAAAACAATGGTCCTGCAGTGAAATTAGTTCAAACAGTTGATAATGAATTGGTTAAATCCCATGGTGAGTATTTTGCGTTTTGTTATGTGATGGCAGAAAATAAATTTCCAATATTTCATGAATTTGACGAGCAATTTTATAAAAGATACGGCGGTGCGGCTGGAAAATTAAATCAATTGGCAAAAGTCTATAAACCAATCCATGAGATAAGACATGATTGGGAGAATGATGACGACCTGCTTGATTGTTTAGCATTCGATGGTGACGATAAGATTATTGCAAACAGATGTAAGGAGATTATTGATAGATTAAGGAAAATCAAAAAAACTTCAGATAATTTTGGTCTTATTCACGCTGATCTTCATAGCTGGAACCTAGGTTTACATAAAGGCGAAATTCAGATATTTGATTTTGATGATAGCCAATATGATTTCTATGTTAGAGAAATAGCAGTTATACTATTTTACTATTGCTGGCATCCAAATTATATCGATTCAATTCTTGCTCATAATCCTAATGATATTGAAAAACCTGTCAGGTTTCTTAAAGCTGTAATTGAAGGATATGAAGCAGAAGCATTTCTGGATCGTACAATGTTAGTTCATATTCAGGACTATCTTAAATTTCAGAGAATTATACTTTATAAGATTCTGAAAAAGGATGAGGATGAAGGCGAGGATATGGGCAAATGGTACGATGTTATGATCAAGTGGAGAAAAGAGATTATTGAGGATGAAAATTATCTGAATATCGATTTTGAAAATGTAGTGACGGTGATTGATTAG